In Saprospiraceae bacterium, a genomic segment contains:
- a CDS encoding acetate--CoA ligase family protein, which yields MIIKQLLEPKSIAVIGASENTTKPGGKVITNLLKGNFKGKLYAVNKNLVHLSGMQHFYNVESLPPTDLAIISIPANTCLSVIKQLLKKGTKAFIIFSAGFAEGGTEGKILEAKIAEAIDEVGGTMIGPNCIGVITAHYKAVFTLPVPDFDPMGCELISSSGATAVFIMEAGIAAGLRFSNMYSIGNAGQTGVEDLLEHMDFHFNENSPQVKLLYLENISNPFKFMKHASSLVRKGCKIAAIKSGYSEAGQRAASSHTGALATSDIVVRALFKKSGVIYCSSRDELIIMGCIFQSKPLMGKNLAIITHAGGSAVMLTDALTSGGLKVPHLTNTATHHLLSKLNPGSSVSNPIDFLATGTGEQLSEIIDYCENESAVDGMIVVFGSPGLLTSVRDVYLRIHEKMLVCKKPIYPVLPSLINAKSEIEEFLSKNHVNFPDEVSLGNALPHAYFRPQPTFGMTHLAPMETATIRSLISQMDNGYLNPIQTKELLDAAGIKIVETKVCYTLESLMQAIDTLNFPFVLKSVGPIHKTESGGVILNLQSKDQLIDAFQKLIHKPEVIAVQIQEMKSGEELYCGAIKQGQFGHLVLCGLGGIFLEVLNDVSNGIAPLNEDEAMQMIRSLKAYKIIKGYRNRPGVNEQIFADVIIRVASLVHLAPEIAELDINPLKGNENELIAVDARIRIEK from the coding sequence ATGATCATTAAACAACTCCTTGAACCCAAAAGCATAGCCGTCATAGGAGCCTCTGAAAATACTACAAAACCAGGGGGTAAAGTAATTACTAATCTCTTGAAGGGAAATTTTAAAGGGAAACTTTATGCGGTTAATAAAAATTTAGTACACCTTTCCGGAATGCAGCATTTCTACAATGTTGAAAGCCTTCCTCCAACAGATCTGGCCATCATTTCTATTCCGGCTAACACTTGTTTGTCTGTCATAAAGCAACTCCTAAAAAAAGGAACAAAAGCCTTTATTATTTTCTCAGCCGGATTTGCAGAAGGTGGAACAGAAGGAAAAATACTTGAAGCTAAGATCGCTGAAGCCATTGACGAAGTGGGAGGAACGATGATTGGTCCGAATTGTATTGGTGTGATTACAGCGCATTATAAAGCAGTGTTCACTCTGCCTGTACCGGATTTTGATCCAATGGGTTGTGAATTAATCTCGAGCTCCGGTGCGACAGCTGTTTTCATTATGGAAGCAGGTATCGCCGCAGGATTGCGTTTTTCGAATATGTATTCCATAGGAAATGCAGGACAAACAGGTGTGGAAGATCTTCTCGAGCATATGGATTTTCATTTTAATGAAAACAGTCCACAAGTCAAATTGCTTTATCTGGAAAACATCAGCAATCCATTCAAATTCATGAAACATGCATCATCACTGGTGCGTAAAGGTTGCAAAATTGCAGCCATCAAGTCTGGATATTCTGAGGCAGGACAAAGAGCAGCATCTTCTCACACGGGCGCATTGGCGACTTCTGACATTGTAGTAAGAGCATTATTTAAAAAATCAGGAGTTATTTACTGCAGTAGCAGAGATGAGCTTATTATTATGGGTTGCATTTTTCAAAGCAAACCACTTATGGGTAAAAATCTGGCCATCATCACACATGCCGGAGGCTCAGCAGTAATGCTCACAGATGCATTGACATCGGGAGGTCTCAAAGTTCCGCATCTGACCAATACCGCTACACATCACTTACTTTCCAAACTCAATCCGGGGTCTTCTGTTTCCAATCCCATCGATTTTCTAGCTACCGGAACAGGTGAGCAACTTTCAGAAATAATTGATTATTGTGAAAACGAATCTGCTGTTGATGGAATGATTGTTGTGTTTGGTAGTCCAGGACTACTAACAAGTGTTAGGGACGTATATCTCAGAATTCATGAAAAAATGTTAGTATGCAAAAAACCAATTTATCCGGTGCTGCCATCATTAATCAATGCCAAATCTGAAATTGAAGAATTTTTATCTAAAAATCATGTAAACTTTCCCGACGAAGTTTCTCTTGGAAATGCACTCCCACATGCTTACTTCAGGCCACAACCAACATTTGGAATGACGCATCTGGCACCGATGGAAACCGCAACCATCAGAAGTCTGATTTCGCAAATGGACAACGGGTATTTAAATCCGATACAAACCAAAGAACTACTTGATGCCGCAGGGATTAAAATAGTTGAAACTAAAGTTTGCTACACCTTAGAATCACTGATGCAAGCCATTGATACGCTTAACTTTCCATTTGTTCTAAAATCAGTCGGACCCATACACAAAACCGAGTCCGGTGGCGTGATTCTGAACTTGCAATCAAAAGATCAGCTCATAGATGCATTCCAGAAACTCATCCATAAACCCGAGGTCATTGCGGTGCAAATACAGGAAATGAAAAGCGGGGAAGAACTTTACTGTGGCGCCATCAAACAGGGACAGTTCGGGCATTTGGTTCTTTGCGGACTTGGTGGAATTTTTCTGGAAGTATTAAATGATGTTTCGAATGGAATTGCCCCTCTCAACGAAGATGAAGCGATGCAAATGATACGTTCCTTAAAAGCCTATAAAATCATTAAAGGATATCGCAATAGACCCGGAGTTAACGAACAAATTTTTGCTGATGTGATC
- a CDS encoding molybdenum cofactor biosynthesis protein MoaE, which translates to MDKKPKNIFVDGPISSDFIADAIHKHRTQKGIGGHSIFLGQVRADEKLNAVVSAIEYSTYKEMALEMAHLIREDIFEKYPLHCMHIYHSLGSVEAGNICLFVFTSSKHRQDAINACEELVERIKKEIPIWGKEILSDAESVWKVNE; encoded by the coding sequence ATGGATAAAAAGCCAAAAAATATTTTTGTAGATGGCCCCATTTCGTCCGATTTTATTGCTGATGCCATTCATAAACACCGAACACAAAAAGGTATTGGAGGGCACAGCATTTTTCTCGGGCAAGTTCGGGCAGATGAAAAATTGAATGCGGTAGTTTCAGCTATTGAATACAGTACCTACAAAGAAATGGCTCTTGAAATGGCTCATCTCATAAGGGAAGATATTTTTGAAAAATATCCTCTACATTGTATGCATATATACCATAGCCTAGGTAGCGTTGAAGCCGGCAATATCTGCCTTTTTGTTTTCACATCCTCAAAACACAGACAGGATGCCATCAATGCCTGTGAAGAACTGGTTGAACGCATTAAAAAAGAAATACCGATATGGGGAAAAGAAATATTGTCTGATGCAGAATCAGTTTGGAAAGTGAACGAATAA
- a CDS encoding molybdopterin synthase sulfur carrier subunit: MSKIKIQAFGIVAEKMGLQQTMLSDLDDTDALKVKLESEFPDLKLVRYAIAYNRKLIHENIAFTGDCEIALLPPYSGG; this comes from the coding sequence ATGAGTAAAATCAAGATACAGGCATTCGGTATAGTGGCCGAAAAAATGGGACTACAACAAACAATGCTCAGTGATTTGGATGATACTGACGCATTAAAAGTAAAATTGGAATCGGAATTTCCAGACTTAAAGCTGGTCCGATATGCGATAGCTTACAATCGTAAGTTGATTCATGAAAATATCGCATTCACCGGTGATTGTGAAATCGCTTTGCTCCCGCCATATTCAGGAGGTTAA
- a CDS encoding tyrosine phenol-lyase, which yields MKMVELLKTTTRQERMKAIRKAGYNTFLLPSEEVYIDLLTDSGTNSMSDRQWSAFMLGDEAYAGSKSYFKLEAAIQKYYGYKYIIPTHQGRGAENILSQIMIKKGQFVPGNMYFTTTRVHQELAGGKFVDIIIDEAHDPTNLHPFKGNVDLQKLDDLVQKHGAEKIAYITLASNVNMAGGQPFSMENLKALRKYTIKHGISIIHDMTRVAENAYFIQQREKGYQQKTIREIVKEICSHTDGATMSAKKDALVNIGGFMATNDPNVFEEARNLVVVYEGLHTYGGLAGRDMEAMAVGIQESLDDNHQKARVGQVIYLGEKMQAYGIPIVQPIGGHGIFVDAKSFLPNIPQSNYPAQALAAEIYIDSGVRTMERGIVSAGRKANGDQYFPKLELVRFTIPRRVYTQAHMDVVAESAATVYERRHKIKGLQMVYEPKYLRFFQARFEQL from the coding sequence ATGAAAATGGTAGAGTTACTCAAAACTACCACGCGACAAGAAAGGATGAAAGCCATTCGAAAAGCTGGTTACAATACTTTTTTATTGCCATCGGAGGAAGTTTACATTGATCTGTTGACCGACAGTGGTACCAACTCCATGAGTGATCGGCAGTGGAGTGCTTTTATGTTGGGAGATGAAGCATATGCCGGAAGTAAAAGCTATTTCAAACTCGAAGCAGCTATTCAAAAATATTATGGATATAAATACATTATACCTACACATCAGGGACGTGGTGCGGAAAATATACTCTCACAAATCATGATCAAAAAAGGCCAGTTTGTGCCTGGCAATATGTATTTTACAACTACTCGAGTTCACCAGGAACTTGCAGGTGGTAAATTTGTAGATATCATCATTGACGAAGCGCATGATCCAACAAATCTTCATCCCTTTAAAGGAAATGTTGATCTTCAGAAACTGGATGATTTGGTTCAAAAACATGGTGCTGAGAAAATAGCTTATATCACATTAGCTTCCAATGTAAATATGGCCGGAGGGCAGCCTTTCAGTATGGAAAATTTGAAAGCCTTGCGCAAATACACGATCAAACATGGAATCTCTATCATTCACGATATGACACGTGTTGCAGAAAATGCGTATTTTATTCAACAACGCGAAAAAGGATACCAACAAAAAACGATTCGCGAAATAGTCAAAGAAATTTGTTCACATACAGATGGAGCTACCATGAGTGCTAAAAAAGATGCACTGGTCAATATTGGTGGGTTTATGGCCACTAATGATCCGAATGTTTTTGAAGAAGCACGCAATCTTGTCGTTGTTTATGAAGGTTTACATACCTATGGCGGACTGGCAGGTCGCGATATGGAAGCCATGGCGGTGGGCATTCAAGAAAGTCTGGACGACAACCATCAAAAAGCAAGAGTAGGACAAGTGATCTATCTTGGTGAAAAAATGCAGGCTTATGGAATTCCAATTGTTCAACCGATTGGAGGCCATGGTATTTTCGTCGACGCAAAATCTTTTTTACCAAACATACCTCAGTCCAATTACCCGGCGCAAGCACTTGCAGCCGAAATTTACATAGATTCCGGTGTGCGTACCATGGAAAGAGGAATTGTTTCAGCAGGCCGCAAAGCCAATGGTGATCAGTATTTTCCAAAACTTGAATTGGTTCGGTTTACGATCCCCAGACGGGTTTACACACAAGCGCATATGGATGTGGTTGCGGAATCTGCAGCGACCGTTTATGAAAGAAGGCATAAAATCAAAGGTTTACAAATGGTCTACGAACCGAAATATTTGCGTTTCTTTCAGGCAAGATTTGAACAATTATGA
- a CDS encoding tryptophanase: MKDPFIKTLAEPFRIKMVEPIQMTTREDRENALRDAGFNPFLLSSEDVFIDLLTDSGTGAMSQAQWAGMMIGDESYAGAKSWIKLEKVVKELSGMPYVLPTHQGRAAERILYGLIGGPGKIFLSNTHFDTTRANIEYTGAAAFDLMPEESLQNDLYSAFKGNISLIKLEEHIVQFTPEKISAVILTVTNNSSGGQPVSMSNAIAVRNLCDKYGIMMVIDGCRIAENSYFVQQREEGYQHKTYKEIAQQMLQLGDAFIMSAKKDGMVNMGGLLCLKDEELSRKCINQLIISEGFATYGGLSGRDMEAMAVGLEEVFDPDYLHYRIRSTNYLGEHLRQKGIPVIWPIGGHAVYIDAKKLFPSLPVSEFPGLVLACELYKIGGIRCVEVGSVMFGKYDEHGGLIPAAQELVRLAIPRRVYTQSHIDYVLEVFDHILELRDLDRGYKIVYEPPFLRHFTARFESLFSSKK, from the coding sequence ATGAAAGATCCCTTTATCAAAACCCTGGCCGAACCCTTCCGCATTAAAATGGTAGAACCCATTCAAATGACCACACGCGAAGATCGGGAAAATGCACTTCGCGATGCAGGTTTCAATCCTTTTTTATTATCATCGGAAGATGTCTTTATTGATCTCCTTACCGACAGCGGAACGGGTGCCATGAGTCAGGCACAATGGGCAGGTATGATGATCGGTGATGAAAGTTATGCCGGTGCAAAGAGTTGGATCAAATTAGAAAAAGTAGTTAAAGAATTAAGCGGAATGCCTTATGTGTTACCTACACATCAGGGACGCGCAGCAGAGCGAATTTTGTACGGCCTGATTGGTGGTCCAGGTAAAATTTTTCTGAGCAATACGCATTTTGATACAACGAGAGCGAATATCGAATATACTGGCGCTGCAGCTTTTGATTTGATGCCAGAAGAATCTCTTCAAAATGATTTGTATTCAGCTTTTAAAGGAAATATAAGTCTCATTAAGCTCGAAGAACATATTGTTCAATTTACTCCTGAAAAAATTTCAGCTGTCATCTTAACGGTTACCAACAATTCGTCAGGAGGTCAACCGGTAAGTATGTCGAATGCAATAGCAGTGCGAAATTTATGCGATAAATATGGTATCATGATGGTCATCGACGGATGTCGCATTGCTGAAAATAGTTATTTTGTTCAGCAACGCGAAGAAGGGTATCAACATAAAACTTACAAAGAAATTGCACAACAAATGTTGCAACTCGGCGATGCTTTTATCATGAGTGCAAAAAAAGATGGAATGGTTAATATGGGCGGATTGTTGTGTTTGAAAGACGAAGAACTCAGCAGAAAATGTATCAATCAACTCATCATCTCAGAAGGATTTGCAACTTATGGTGGTTTATCAGGACGCGATATGGAAGCCATGGCAGTAGGTTTGGAAGAAGTATTTGATCCGGATTATCTGCATTATAGAATCAGAAGTACCAACTATTTGGGAGAACACCTGAGACAAAAAGGAATTCCTGTCATTTGGCCCATCGGTGGTCACGCCGTTTATATCGATGCCAAAAAATTATTCCCATCACTGCCCGTATCTGAATTTCCAGGATTGGTATTGGCTTGCGAATTATATAAAATTGGTGGAATTCGCTGCGTAGAAGTAGGAAGCGTTATGTTTGGAAAATATGATGAACATGGTGGACTCATTCCAGCCGCACAAGAACTCGTTCGCTTAGCCATCCCTAGAAGAGTTTATACACAAAGTCATATCGATTATGTACTCGAAGTATTTGATCATATCCTTGAATTAAGAGATCTGGATCGAGGTTACAAAATTGTTTATGAACCACCATTCCTAAGACATTTCACAGCAAGGTTTGAATCACTCTTTTCCTCAAAAAAATAA
- a CDS encoding HesA/MoeB/ThiF family protein — MNRFERQEILKGFGIEGQKKLREARILVVGAGGLGCPALLYLAAAGIGTLGIADGDFVSLSNLNRQILFGIEDLGKPKASTAAGLLNLKYPDIHINIHETYLQVHNAIPILSNYDLIIDGTDNFQTRYLLNDGCFLLKKPYIMAAIFQNEGQVAVLNLAYGNDRPLHYRDIYPDPPMPHEIPNCNESGVIGVLPGILGMLQAAEAIKLLTGYGTPLKNKLLHYHLLDTNFFEIEITANPKADQTTPLNLDAYYKMDYVMTCGGVETINWKDAMDVLQKEKHALLIDVREKDELPTTELLNCHQIPLRQLENEIIKLQAADSFILFCQTGTRSGHAASLLKAMFPNKHIYSIIGGLRDFNSPLNLKLYG; from the coding sequence ATGAATCGATTTGAACGTCAGGAAATATTAAAAGGATTTGGAATTGAAGGACAAAAGAAACTTCGGGAAGCTCGCATTTTAGTTGTAGGAGCAGGAGGTTTAGGCTGCCCGGCTCTTTTATATCTGGCAGCAGCAGGCATAGGGACCCTTGGTATTGCTGATGGAGATTTTGTAAGTCTTTCAAATCTCAATCGCCAAATCCTCTTCGGAATAGAAGATCTCGGCAAACCAAAAGCTTCGACTGCAGCTGGTTTATTAAATCTCAAATACCCTGATATACATATCAATATTCACGAAACTTATTTGCAGGTTCATAATGCCATTCCCATACTCTCAAATTACGACTTGATCATAGACGGCACAGATAATTTTCAAACACGGTACCTGCTTAACGATGGATGTTTTTTGTTAAAAAAGCCATACATCATGGCCGCTATTTTTCAAAATGAAGGCCAAGTTGCTGTTTTGAACCTTGCGTATGGCAATGACCGACCCTTACATTACAGAGATATTTATCCGGATCCACCCATGCCACATGAAATTCCGAATTGCAATGAATCAGGAGTGATTGGTGTATTGCCTGGAATTCTCGGAATGCTTCAGGCCGCTGAAGCTATAAAGTTATTGACGGGTTATGGAACACCCTTGAAAAACAAACTGCTTCATTATCATTTGCTGGATACTAACTTTTTTGAAATAGAGATCACAGCCAATCCCAAAGCAGACCAAACCACTCCCCTAAATCTTGATGCATATTATAAAATGGATTATGTAATGACATGTGGTGGTGTTGAAACGATCAACTGGAAAGATGCAATGGATGTGTTACAAAAAGAAAAGCACGCACTTTTAATTGATGTCCGGGAAAAAGATGAATTACCAACAACAGAACTACTCAATTGCCATCAAATACCTCTCAGACAGCTCGAAAATGAAATCATCAAGTTGCAAGCCGCAGATTCATTCATTTTATTTTGCCAAACAGGAACGAGAAGCGGACATGCAGCTTCACTGTTAAAAGCGATGTTTCCGAATAAACATATCTATTCAATCATCGGAGGATTGCGAGATTTTAATTCTCCATTAAATTTAAAATTGTATGGATAA